From a single Hymenobacter sp. YIM 151500-1 genomic region:
- a CDS encoding patatin-like phospholipase family protein, translated as MKRCLLFLFLLYSSLAWGQAPAPRYRNLVMEGGGIRGIAYGGALLELEQRGVLAGIERVGGTSAGAIQAALLAVGYSAQEIIEVVNRTPVQRLNDGRYLFVGGGTRLLRQYGWYRGDQFTRYLSELVARKTGNPNLTLGQLHQLATQGRGRDLYVTGTNLTTQRVQVFSHETHPDLRVADAVRISMSIPLYFRAVLLDEQGHVVHKPAPGQAVQVLVDGGLLANYPIDLFDHPRYLLAGGGEQLVTTSVVTKREGIRKDVTSPLPSASSVFNPETLGLRLDRAEQIALDTARTGRQALAPYQIHDFGSYVGALYNVAIENLNPARPEDWARTISISTLGFNPRIKRISDEQKQQLLSSGQQGVQTFFRAQ; from the coding sequence ATGAAACGCTGCCTGCTGTTCCTGTTTCTGCTCTACTCGTCCCTCGCCTGGGGGCAGGCCCCGGCTCCGCGCTACCGCAACCTGGTAATGGAGGGCGGCGGCATCCGGGGCATAGCCTACGGCGGGGCGCTGCTGGAGCTGGAGCAGCGGGGCGTGCTGGCCGGCATTGAGCGGGTGGGCGGCACGTCGGCCGGAGCCATTCAGGCGGCGCTGCTGGCAGTGGGCTACTCGGCTCAGGAAATCATTGAGGTAGTGAACCGCACACCCGTGCAGCGCCTCAACGACGGCCGCTACCTCTTCGTTGGGGGTGGCACCCGCTTGCTGCGGCAGTACGGCTGGTACCGCGGCGACCAATTCACCCGCTACCTAAGCGAGCTGGTAGCCCGCAAAACCGGCAACCCCAATCTCACGCTCGGCCAGCTGCACCAGCTAGCCACTCAGGGCCGGGGCCGCGACCTGTACGTAACCGGCACCAACCTGACCACCCAGCGCGTCCAGGTCTTCAGCCACGAAACCCACCCCGACCTGCGCGTGGCCGATGCCGTGCGCATCAGCATGAGCATACCGCTCTACTTCCGGGCCGTGCTGCTCGACGAGCAAGGCCACGTCGTGCACAAGCCCGCCCCCGGCCAAGCGGTGCAGGTGCTGGTAGACGGCGGCCTGCTCGCCAACTACCCCATCGACCTGTTTGACCACCCCCGCTACCTGCTCGCTGGTGGGGGTGAACAGCTTGTAACAACTTCTGTTGTAACAAAAAGAGAGGGAATACGAAAAGATGTAACAAGCCCGCTGCCCTCGGCCTCTTCCGTCTTCAACCCCGAAACCCTAGGCCTGCGCCTGGACCGCGCCGAGCAGATTGCCCTGGACACGGCCCGCACGGGCCGGCAGGCGCTGGCTCCGTACCAGATTCATGATTTCGGCTCTTACGTGGGCGCCCTCTACAACGTGGCCATCGAAAACCTGAACCCCGCCCGGCCCGAGGACTGGGCACGCACCATCAGTATCAGCACCTTGGGTTTCAACCCCCGAATCAAGCGCATCTCGGACGAGCAGAAGCAGCAGCTCCTCAGCAGCGGCCAGCAAGGCGTGCAAACGTTTTTTCGGGCGCAGTAA
- a CDS encoding M4 family metallopeptidase, with product MLHKYSAAWLLLGGLAATHVSAQDLSRVQTRDFNDNETPYLVRFRGAGAAYKLSEASQVLRDQLKLTTADQLRPAQTTADPLGYVHEKYQQYYKGIRVEHASYTAHARQGVLESISGQFERVQNLNVTPALSTEAALSRALAFVGAKRYMWQDPAAEAGLRAQENNPAATYKPQGELVIVRNQRTSNALLAGKPTLAWKFNVYAQAPVSRAYIYVDARSGEVVLQDHIIKHAAATGSFATAYSGTQSLATDSYNGGFRLREATRGLGIETYNAKQGSSYTASVDFTDADNNWTAAEVNNASFDNVAGDAHFGAQCTYDYWKNVHARNSFDNAGAKIKSYVHFDDTPGDGVGYENAFWNGSVMTYGDGATTFKPLTAMDVCAHEIGHAICEKTANLTYQNESGAMNEGFSDIWGACVEAYSIARFSLTGKSPWLIGEEIRKSGGALRSMSNPNQFGQPDTYKGTNWKPTTTTPTRANDYGGVHTNSGVLNFWFYLLSQGGSGTNDIGNAYSVAGIGIDAAAKIAYRTESVYLTASSTFANARAGAISAATDLYGAGSSQVTAVTNAWYAVGVGAAAGGGGTTPTPATYCASKGNNVAYEWIDYVKLGTISRTSGADAGYYNGTATSTSVAAGSSQTISFSAGFASTAYTEYWKVYIDYNQDGDFTDSGETVVSGSSSSSGTLSATFTVPSTAKSGATRLRVVMSDASATTSCNAYSYGETEDYTLTITGGTLTAPVAGITSGSSSLSTEEVKSITVFPNPAASVLSIALGNKAAVQQATVTDLRGATVRGARFENGQLYVGGLAKGTYLLTVSDGQKTFHERFVKE from the coding sequence ATGCTACACAAGTACTCTGCCGCCTGGCTTTTGCTGGGCGGACTGGCCGCTACGCACGTTTCCGCCCAGGATTTGTCGCGGGTGCAAACCCGAGACTTCAACGACAATGAGACGCCCTACCTGGTGCGGTTCCGCGGGGCCGGCGCAGCTTACAAGCTCAGCGAAGCCAGCCAGGTGCTGCGCGACCAGCTCAAGCTCACCACCGCCGACCAGCTGCGGCCGGCCCAAACTACCGCCGACCCGCTGGGCTACGTGCACGAGAAGTATCAGCAGTACTACAAAGGCATTCGGGTGGAGCACGCCAGCTACACCGCCCACGCCCGCCAAGGCGTGCTGGAAAGCATCAGCGGGCAGTTTGAGCGGGTGCAGAACCTGAACGTAACGCCGGCCCTGAGCACCGAAGCCGCCCTGAGCCGGGCCCTGGCCTTCGTGGGCGCCAAGCGCTACATGTGGCAGGACCCCGCCGCCGAAGCTGGCCTCCGGGCCCAGGAAAACAACCCCGCCGCCACCTACAAGCCCCAGGGCGAGCTAGTAATTGTGCGCAACCAGCGCACCAGCAACGCGCTGCTGGCCGGCAAGCCCACGCTGGCCTGGAAGTTCAACGTGTACGCCCAGGCGCCCGTGAGCCGGGCCTACATCTACGTGGATGCCCGCTCCGGCGAAGTAGTGCTGCAAGACCACATCATCAAGCACGCAGCGGCCACGGGCTCCTTTGCCACGGCCTACAGCGGCACCCAGTCGCTGGCCACCGACAGCTACAACGGCGGCTTCCGCCTGCGTGAGGCCACCCGCGGCCTGGGCATCGAAACCTACAACGCCAAGCAGGGCAGCAGCTACACGGCTTCCGTCGACTTCACCGACGCCGACAACAACTGGACGGCCGCGGAAGTCAACAACGCCAGCTTTGACAACGTGGCCGGCGACGCCCACTTCGGCGCCCAGTGCACCTACGACTACTGGAAGAACGTGCACGCCCGCAATTCCTTCGACAATGCCGGGGCTAAAATCAAGAGCTACGTGCACTTCGACGACACGCCCGGCGACGGTGTGGGCTACGAAAATGCCTTCTGGAATGGCTCGGTGATGACCTACGGCGACGGCGCCACCACCTTCAAGCCCCTGACGGCCATGGACGTGTGCGCCCACGAAATCGGGCACGCCATCTGCGAAAAAACCGCCAACCTGACCTACCAGAACGAGTCGGGCGCCATGAACGAGGGCTTCTCCGACATCTGGGGCGCCTGCGTGGAAGCCTACAGCATTGCCCGGTTCAGCCTCACGGGTAAGTCGCCGTGGCTGATTGGGGAGGAAATCAGAAAAAGTGGCGGCGCCCTGCGCTCCATGAGCAACCCCAACCAGTTTGGCCAGCCCGACACCTACAAAGGCACCAACTGGAAGCCCACGACCACCACGCCCACCCGCGCCAACGACTACGGCGGGGTGCACACCAACTCGGGCGTGCTCAACTTCTGGTTCTACCTGCTCAGCCAGGGCGGCTCCGGCACCAACGACATCGGCAATGCTTACTCAGTGGCCGGCATCGGCATTGACGCCGCCGCTAAAATTGCCTACCGCACCGAAAGCGTGTACCTGACGGCTTCTTCCACCTTCGCCAACGCCCGCGCCGGCGCTATTTCGGCGGCCACCGACCTGTACGGCGCCGGCTCCAGCCAGGTAACGGCCGTAACCAATGCCTGGTACGCCGTAGGCGTGGGGGCAGCAGCTGGTGGTGGGGGTACCACACCCACGCCAGCTACCTACTGTGCCTCCAAGGGCAACAACGTGGCCTACGAGTGGATTGACTACGTGAAGCTGGGCACCATCAGCCGCACCTCGGGCGCCGACGCCGGCTACTACAACGGCACGGCTACGTCTACGTCGGTAGCCGCTGGCTCGTCGCAGACCATCAGCTTCTCGGCCGGCTTCGCCTCCACGGCCTACACCGAGTACTGGAAGGTATACATCGACTACAACCAGGACGGCGACTTTACTGACTCCGGCGAAACGGTGGTGTCGGGCTCGTCGTCCAGCTCCGGCACGCTGTCGGCCACCTTCACGGTGCCCAGCACGGCCAAGAGCGGCGCCACCCGCCTGCGCGTGGTCATGAGCGACGCGTCGGCTACCACCAGCTGCAACGCCTACAGCTACGGCGAAACCGAAGACTACACGCTCACCATCACCGGCGGCACGCTCACGGCGCCAGTAGCCGGCATTACGTCGGGCTCGTCGTCGCTCAGCACGGAAGAAGTGAAATCCATAACGGTGTTCCCGAACCCGGCCGCCTCGGTGCTCAGCATTGCGCTGGGCAATAAGGCCGCCGTGCAGCAAGCCACCGTCACCGACCTGCGCGGCGCCACGGTGCGCGGTGCCCGGTTCGAGAACGGCCAGCTCTACGTAGGCGGCCTGGCCAAAGGCACCTATCTGCTCACGGTCAGCGACGGGCAGAAAACCTTCCACGAGCGGTTCGTGAAAGAGTAG